The following coding sequences lie in one Mucilaginibacter sp. KACC 22773 genomic window:
- a CDS encoding GH92 family glycosyl hydrolase, with protein MRFLFDHKLKISACLFALLTSFNATVQAQQASQKTQKDEVDFVNPLIGTAITGFAKGLDGGGTMPCVNVPFAMTNFVAQTGESKMGRMCYQYEDKTVIGLLATHQPTVWMGDYGYVSIMPQVGNLRVLPNERKLTYNHKDEIAKPYYYSVKLKADNKTFIKSEIAGANTCGMFRFTFPAAEKAHLIIQGINLNPQLKDWANDYEPRLKKLKGYVHVDTINNEITGYNPDRQSAQIGPELKNFKGYFIIRFDKQIRKYGTWDKNVIKKGSKEQFGTRMGAFISFKTIANTQIKVAVATSFISIDQARHNLKKEIPDWDFEKVVKDTRDNWQQQLKVLQVNGITNEQRTIFYTALYHTLLFPRQFSEYGRYYSAFDDKVHSGISYNDYSLWDTFRALHPLLTLTQPERVNGMVKSLLQMYQEGGWMPMWPNPTYTNIMISTHADAVVADAYVKGFRGYSTKLAYEAMHKDAFTAPDGDTQKKWGDRDLWTSFEARGGLTNYHKLGYVPVDKTRESVSRTIEYGIDDYCVAQVAKALGKDDDYKQLMAWSQNYKNVYNSATGFMAPRNANGQWSAKPDSGFTEGTKWTYTFGAMHDVPGMIALMGGEKAFADKLSHNFTDGHYRADNEPGHHYIYLFNYCGMPWKTQELVRQNVGWQNYRNAPVGINGNDDCGQTSAWYIFSTMGFYPVTPASGMYSIGAPQFPYIALSLQNGNKLVIKATDLSAQNKYVKAVTFDGQPIKNHMISHEQISHGGTLEFKMTSVPQKD; from the coding sequence CAGAAAGACGAAGTAGACTTTGTTAATCCTTTAATAGGTACAGCCATTACCGGTTTTGCCAAGGGCCTTGATGGTGGTGGCACTATGCCATGCGTAAATGTGCCCTTCGCCATGACCAACTTTGTTGCGCAAACCGGCGAAAGCAAAATGGGCCGTATGTGTTACCAATACGAAGACAAAACCGTTATAGGTCTGCTGGCCACCCATCAGCCAACTGTTTGGATGGGCGACTATGGTTATGTATCTATTATGCCCCAGGTTGGTAACCTGCGTGTATTACCCAACGAACGCAAATTAACTTACAATCATAAAGACGAGATAGCAAAGCCGTACTACTATTCGGTTAAGCTAAAGGCTGATAATAAAACGTTTATCAAATCAGAAATAGCGGGGGCGAATACCTGCGGCATGTTCCGGTTTACTTTCCCGGCTGCCGAAAAGGCACACCTTATTATCCAGGGCATAAACCTTAACCCGCAGCTTAAGGATTGGGCAAATGATTATGAGCCCAGACTTAAAAAGTTAAAGGGCTACGTGCATGTTGATACTATCAATAATGAAATTACCGGCTACAATCCCGATAGGCAATCAGCCCAGATAGGCCCCGAGCTTAAAAACTTCAAGGGTTATTTTATCATCAGGTTTGATAAACAGATCCGTAAATACGGCACCTGGGATAAAAATGTCATCAAAAAGGGCAGTAAGGAACAATTCGGCACCCGTATGGGCGCATTTATTTCTTTTAAAACAATAGCCAATACCCAGATCAAAGTAGCCGTGGCTACCTCATTTATCAGTATCGACCAGGCCCGCCACAATCTGAAAAAAGAAATTCCGGATTGGGATTTTGAGAAAGTGGTAAAGGATACCCGCGATAACTGGCAGCAGCAACTAAAGGTACTCCAGGTAAATGGCATCACTAACGAGCAAAGAACTATATTTTATACAGCGCTATATCATACATTATTGTTTCCAAGGCAATTTTCGGAGTATGGCAGGTATTACAGCGCGTTTGACGATAAAGTACATAGTGGAATTTCTTATAACGATTATTCACTTTGGGATACTTTCCGGGCTTTACACCCTTTGTTAACGCTGACTCAGCCCGAGCGGGTAAACGGTATGGTGAAATCCTTATTACAAATGTACCAGGAGGGCGGCTGGATGCCCATGTGGCCAAACCCAACCTATACTAATATTATGATAAGCACCCATGCTGATGCTGTGGTAGCCGATGCTTATGTAAAAGGGTTCCGGGGATATAGCACCAAACTGGCTTATGAGGCCATGCATAAAGATGCTTTTACAGCGCCCGACGGCGATACACAAAAAAAATGGGGCGACCGCGATTTGTGGACGAGCTTTGAAGCCCGCGGCGGCCTTACCAACTACCATAAACTGGGCTACGTTCCCGTTGATAAAACCCGTGAATCGGTTTCACGGACTATTGAGTATGGCATCGACGATTACTGTGTGGCCCAGGTAGCCAAAGCATTGGGCAAGGATGATGATTATAAACAGCTGATGGCCTGGAGCCAGAACTATAAAAACGTATATAACAGTGCTACAGGATTCATGGCGCCGCGCAACGCCAACGGACAATGGTCGGCCAAGCCGGATAGCGGATTTACCGAAGGCACCAAGTGGACTTATACCTTTGGCGCCATGCATGATGTGCCGGGCATGATAGCCCTTATGGGCGGCGAAAAAGCTTTTGCCGATAAACTATCCCATAACTTTACCGATGGCCACTACCGGGCCGATAATGAGCCGGGACACCACTATATATACCTGTTTAACTATTGCGGTATGCCCTGGAAAACTCAGGAACTGGTAAGGCAAAACGTGGGCTGGCAAAATTACCGCAACGCCCCGGTAGGCATCAACGGCAATGATGATTGCGGCCAGACATCGGCCTGGTATATTTTTAGCACCATGGGTTTTTACCCCGTAACACCGGCATCGGGTATGTACAGTATTGGCGCGCCGCAATTCCCTTATATTGCCCTAAGCCTGCAAAATGGCAATAAGCTGGTTATTAAAGCAACCGACCTATCGGCACAAAATAAATATGTGAAGGCAGTTACTTTTGATGGCCAGCCCATAAAAAACCACATGATATCGCACGAGCAGATAAGCCACGGGGGTACATTGGAATTTAAGATGACAAGTGTGCCCCAAAAAGATTGA
- a CDS encoding 6-phosphogluconolactonase, whose product MKEFIKDQLKVEASGSRHLMAIAAANAVAKKIIELLKAKQFVNVIFAAAPSQNEFLDELLKRDIDWTRIRAFHMDEYLNLDADAPQGFGNFLKERLFCKVPFKAVHYLNGNAANAEQECLRYADLLNQFPPDVVCLGIGENTHLAFNDPHVADFNDPLLVKIVDLDNVCRVQQVNDGCFARIEDVPTHALTLTIPALVNTPFAFAVVPGEKKADAVKHTLNAAISEKYPSTILRTHPDAILFVDDKSGTYI is encoded by the coding sequence ATGAAAGAATTTATAAAAGATCAATTGAAGGTTGAAGCGTCGGGCAGCCGGCACCTGATGGCCATAGCGGCTGCAAATGCTGTCGCTAAAAAAATAATCGAACTGCTAAAAGCAAAGCAATTCGTTAATGTCATTTTCGCGGCGGCCCCGTCACAAAATGAGTTTTTGGATGAATTGCTGAAACGGGATATAGATTGGACAAGGATCAGGGCTTTTCACATGGATGAATACCTTAACCTGGATGCGGACGCGCCGCAGGGTTTTGGCAATTTTTTAAAAGAACGACTGTTTTGCAAAGTGCCTTTTAAGGCGGTACATTATCTTAACGGCAACGCTGCCAATGCGGAGCAGGAGTGCCTGCGCTATGCAGACTTGCTAAACCAATTCCCTCCGGATGTTGTTTGCCTGGGCATCGGCGAAAATACGCACCTTGCTTTCAACGATCCGCATGTGGCCGATTTTAATGATCCCCTGTTGGTTAAAATTGTCGATCTGGACAATGTCTGCCGTGTGCAACAGGTAAATGATGGCTGTTTTGCCAGGATAGAAGATGTACCCACCCATGCCTTAACGCTCACTATCCCCGCATTGGTAAACACGCCTTTTGCTTTTGCCGTTGTGCCCGGCGAAAAAAAGGCAGATGCGGTTAAACATACTTTAAATGCAGCAATATCAGAAAAATACCCTTCAACAATATTGCGGACACACCCTGATGCTATATTATTTGTTGATGATAAAAGCGGAACGTATATTTAA
- a CDS encoding beta-N-acetylhexosaminidase, producing the protein MKKLLPALLLLISLNAVMAQEAKSPFAVRGFHLDLRIQVMTMPALKAFALKLSQNGMNTLVMEWEGTYPFEKHPLIPNRYAYSKQEIKNFIRYCDSLGIDVIPLQQSFGHVEYILRHQRYKNLREDQKDVSQVCPLETDGDKALFTDLYTELAATHTSKYIHIGGDETYLLGHDAKCKAKAEKEGKSKLYTDYIKTLCEIVIKLGKRPVLWADIALKYPDAIKSLPKETVFVDWNYGWDMSYFGNHQKLMESGFEIWGSPAIRSSPDNYNLTLWEKHLKNISNFIPAASKLGYKGMIMTSWSTSGQYSAVYESEADMAELYAIRHVYPLSGFNMSIAAYFEAVKSNQPLNITNFVYGYGQNQFGFDRAGAISFWEALKTAPYEIQQGEVKSPAPLSVQQLLDSCTIARQKFYALKPTKNKEEFEHFKLMADIRVYYLTYQAIEKQVNEASFDNAQKTAVIAALKQLLATSKNLDDRFEQLNKDFLAPSAIQVENDLRNMKVTGLFDRLAGAK; encoded by the coding sequence ATGAAAAAATTATTACCCGCTTTATTACTATTAATTAGTTTAAACGCCGTTATGGCGCAGGAGGCAAAATCGCCTTTTGCGGTGCGCGGTTTCCATCTCGATTTGCGCATCCAGGTAATGACCATGCCGGCGCTTAAAGCTTTTGCATTAAAACTAAGCCAAAATGGGATGAACACGCTGGTGATGGAGTGGGAGGGTACTTATCCATTCGAAAAACATCCCTTGATACCCAATCGCTATGCTTACAGCAAGCAGGAAATTAAAAACTTTATCCGCTACTGCGACAGCTTGGGTATTGATGTGATACCGCTGCAACAAAGTTTCGGCCATGTGGAATACATTTTACGGCACCAACGTTATAAAAACCTGCGCGAAGATCAAAAAGATGTATCGCAGGTGTGCCCCTTGGAAACGGATGGGGATAAAGCCCTGTTTACTGATTTGTATACCGAACTTGCCGCCACACATACCTCTAAATATATCCACATCGGCGGCGATGAAACCTACCTGCTGGGGCACGATGCAAAATGTAAGGCCAAAGCCGAAAAGGAAGGTAAATCCAAACTATATACCGACTACATTAAAACGCTATGCGAAATCGTGATTAAGCTGGGCAAGCGCCCCGTGCTTTGGGCCGATATCGCGCTGAAATATCCCGATGCCATTAAATCGCTGCCCAAAGAAACCGTTTTTGTAGATTGGAACTATGGCTGGGATATGAGCTATTTTGGCAACCATCAAAAGTTGATGGAAAGCGGTTTCGAAATCTGGGGATCGCCGGCAATCCGCTCGAGCCCGGATAATTATAACCTCACCCTTTGGGAAAAACACCTGAAAAATATCAGCAATTTTATACCGGCTGCAAGCAAGTTGGGCTATAAAGGGATGATCATGACGTCGTGGTCAACATCCGGCCAGTATTCGGCAGTGTATGAATCAGAAGCGGATATGGCCGAGCTGTATGCCATCAGGCACGTGTACCCACTGTCGGGGTTCAATATGTCTATAGCTGCCTATTTCGAAGCAGTTAAAAGTAACCAGCCTTTAAATATCACCAACTTTGTGTACGGCTACGGTCAAAACCAGTTCGGGTTTGATAGGGCCGGGGCCATTTCATTTTGGGAAGCACTTAAAACAGCACCTTATGAAATACAACAGGGCGAGGTGAAATCGCCCGCACCGCTATCGGTTCAGCAATTGCTGGATAGCTGCACCATTGCCCGGCAAAAGTTTTACGCGCTAAAGCCAACAAAAAACAAGGAGGAGTTTGAGCATTTTAAATTAATGGCCGATATCAGGGTATATTACCTCACTTACCAGGCTATCGAGAAGCAGGTTAATGAGGCGTCGTTTGATAATGCGCAAAAGACTGCAGTAATTGCTGCGTTAAAGCAACTGTTGGCTACATCAAAAAATCTGGATGACAGGTTTGAACAATTGAATAAAGATTTCCTGGCCCCGTCGGCTATCCAGGTGGAAAACGACTTGCGTAATATGAAAGTGACAGGGTTATTTGATAGGCTGGCAGGAGCTAAATAA
- a CDS encoding LacI family DNA-binding transcriptional regulator, giving the protein MQSKPTTIKEIARQLGISVSTVSRALHDHPSIGLSTRVKVKKLAGELNYEPNQTAIFLQKGKTRTIGVILPELSEAFFSSAISAIEDTAYKKNYTVLLAQSHDDEQKEKELVEKMKNHRVDGLLVSVGKNTSSFQHFENLKKYNIPIVYFDRIPNIANIHYVACNMEIGTIAAVSFLLKKGHRAIGMINGPQTMVATGERKEGYIKAMTKNRLKFDPSLIVSCDLTEEGTKKAFDELLANKRKPTAIVTFNDYVALFAIKHARKLGIRINKDIEFVSYANLPLINYMENIPTASVEQFPYLQGQKAADILMDLLHHQDKGSNEQSAYYKIIIESQLIENKNK; this is encoded by the coding sequence ATGCAATCAAAGCCGACTACTATAAAAGAGATAGCCCGACAACTTGGTATCTCGGTATCTACAGTTTCAAGGGCCTTGCATGATCATCCCAGCATCGGACTTAGTACCAGGGTAAAAGTTAAGAAACTGGCCGGCGAACTAAACTACGAGCCAAATCAAACTGCCATTTTTTTACAGAAGGGGAAAACCCGCACCATTGGTGTTATTTTGCCCGAACTTTCTGAAGCCTTTTTTTCATCGGCTATTAGCGCCATTGAAGATACCGCCTATAAAAAGAATTATACGGTATTGCTTGCACAATCACATGACGATGAGCAGAAAGAAAAAGAACTGGTAGAGAAAATGAAAAATCACCGTGTAGATGGGCTGCTGGTATCAGTAGGCAAAAACACTTCTTCTTTTCAGCATTTTGAAAACCTTAAAAAATATAATATCCCTATAGTTTATTTTGATAGAATTCCCAACATTGCCAACATCCATTACGTGGCCTGTAATATGGAAATTGGCACTATAGCGGCAGTTAGTTTCCTGTTAAAAAAAGGTCACCGTGCCATAGGCATGATCAATGGCCCTCAAACTATGGTGGCTACCGGCGAACGAAAAGAAGGCTACATTAAGGCCATGACCAAAAACCGGCTAAAATTTGACCCCTCACTTATTGTATCCTGCGATTTAACGGAGGAGGGCACAAAAAAAGCTTTCGACGAGTTGTTGGCCAACAAAAGAAAACCAACTGCCATTGTTACGTTTAACGACTATGTAGCCTTATTTGCTATTAAACACGCACGAAAGCTCGGCATCAGGATAAATAAAGACATTGAATTTGTAAGCTACGCCAATTTACCGTTGATCAATTATATGGAAAACATCCCGACAGCCTCGGTTGAGCAATTCCCCTACCTGCAGGGGCAAAAAGCTGCTGATATCCTGATGGACTTGCTCCATCACCAGGATAAGGGCAGTAATGAGCAAAGCGCCTATTATAAAATCATTATAGAATCGCAGCTGATCGAGAATAAGAATAAATAA
- a CDS encoding DUF3472 domain-containing protein has translation MKKTTVSCLVFLIGSFIAAVSLAQVANPDVLNIRQVIPLGGNAWVNAPDTITDEGLVNWKGPKSTANIYFRVSVAQDIKISLRLRVPNGESKIRIKEGENYIFKKVSNRAFDTIEMGTIHLKHAGHVKIELKGMSKTGAVYADVSDLIIQTKQPDADIAYVKPGSSFHFGRRGPSVHLRFTVPDDKKTKVRWFYNQIIVPRGQDVVGSYFMADGFGQGYFGMQVNSAAERRVLFSVWSPFNTEDPKSIPDSMRIKLVKGGAGVHIGEFGNEGSGGQSYMHYPWEAGKAYAFLLSAEPDPAKNSTTFTAYFEDVAAGKWFLVASFNRPQKATYLTSLYSFVENFEPENGDKTRKALFTNQWIGDSENNWQQLTHAVYTGDATAKANYRKDYAGGVERDKFYLQNGGFFDGFVKLNTPFIRAAAGVKPVIDINKLPIK, from the coding sequence ATGAAAAAAACTACAGTAAGCTGCCTTGTCTTTTTAATTGGTTCTTTTATAGCCGCTGTTTCGCTGGCGCAGGTTGCAAACCCCGATGTGCTCAATATAAGGCAGGTAATTCCCTTAGGTGGCAATGCCTGGGTAAACGCGCCCGATACCATTACTGATGAAGGCCTGGTGAATTGGAAAGGCCCTAAATCAACCGCGAACATCTATTTCAGGGTTTCGGTTGCGCAGGATATTAAAATATCGTTGCGGCTACGGGTGCCAAACGGCGAAAGTAAGATCCGGATAAAAGAAGGCGAAAATTATATATTTAAAAAGGTAAGCAACCGGGCTTTTGATACCATTGAGATGGGAACGATTCATTTAAAGCATGCCGGTCATGTTAAAATTGAACTGAAGGGTATGAGTAAAACAGGCGCAGTGTATGCTGATGTAAGCGACCTCATCATCCAAACCAAACAGCCCGATGCCGATATAGCTTATGTAAAACCAGGCAGTTCGTTCCACTTCGGCAGGAGGGGGCCATCGGTGCACCTTAGGTTTACAGTTCCCGATGATAAAAAAACAAAAGTGCGATGGTTTTACAACCAGATAATTGTTCCCAGGGGGCAGGACGTCGTCGGATCATATTTTATGGCAGATGGATTTGGTCAGGGATATTTTGGCATGCAGGTAAATTCGGCTGCCGAACGCCGGGTGTTGTTTTCTGTATGGAGCCCGTTTAATACCGAAGACCCCAAAAGCATTCCCGATAGCATGCGCATTAAATTGGTAAAAGGCGGCGCGGGCGTACACATTGGCGAATTTGGCAACGAAGGATCGGGTGGGCAAAGTTATATGCACTATCCCTGGGAAGCCGGGAAAGCCTACGCCTTTTTGTTAAGCGCCGAACCTGATCCTGCTAAAAATTCAACAACGTTTACGGCTTATTTTGAAGACGTTGCCGCTGGTAAATGGTTCCTGGTGGCCAGCTTTAACCGACCGCAAAAAGCAACTTACCTAACCAGCCTCTATTCTTTTGTAGAGAATTTTGAGCCCGAAAACGGCGATAAAACCCGCAAAGCCCTGTTTACAAACCAATGGATAGGCGATAGTGAAAATAACTGGCAGCAACTTACCCATGCTGTATACACCGGTGACGCTACCGCAAAAGCCAACTACCGGAAAGATTATGCAGGCGGCGTCGAACGAGATAAATTTTACCTGCAAAACGGCGGTTTTTTTGACGGTTTCGTGAAACTGAACACGCCATTCATCAGGGCAGCGGCAGGTGTAAAACCTGTTATTGATATTAATAAATTACCTATTAAATAA
- a CDS encoding Gfo/Idh/MocA family protein encodes MERREFIKTGAIAAAGFSILPSGSLFASAPAKVRLGYIGVGARGMSHIAEGLLRDDVEVVAICDTQEHSLKICREYIAKKGHAPVTEYTGGLDAYKKLLDRKDIDAVIIATPWQFHHPQAIDAMKAGKYVGCEVIAGLTVDEHWDIVHTSEKTGMPYMTLENVCYRRDVMAALNMARQDLFGEIIHLEGGYQHNLRPVLFNDGKGSYGNRGVEYGAKALSEAQWRTQFNIDVDGDIYPTHGAGPCMHYANINAGNRFTNLVSFSSKARGLGAYIEELSPGHPNAKINYKNGDVTTTMINCANGETVLLSHDTHLPRPYSLGFRVQGTKGLWMDVNKSVYIDHKSKEDDSWDPAQQWFDKYDHPLWKKYEKMAEGAGHGGMDWFVFNAFIESVKNKRQTPIDVYDSVTMSVITPLSTKSLKEGNASVVFPDFTKGKWKDRKNSFALDDSGF; translated from the coding sequence ATGGAAAGAAGAGAATTTATAAAAACCGGCGCTATTGCCGCAGCCGGCTTCAGCATCTTGCCGTCTGGTAGTTTGTTTGCATCTGCACCGGCCAAAGTAAGGCTGGGTTACATTGGCGTTGGTGCCCGCGGCATGAGCCACATTGCCGAAGGTTTGCTGCGCGATGATGTAGAAGTAGTAGCCATTTGTGATACCCAGGAGCATTCACTGAAAATTTGCCGCGAATACATAGCCAAAAAGGGCCATGCCCCGGTAACGGAATACACAGGTGGCCTGGATGCCTACAAAAAACTTTTAGACCGTAAGGATATTGATGCAGTCATCATAGCCACACCTTGGCAGTTTCACCATCCGCAGGCTATTGATGCCATGAAGGCCGGCAAATATGTGGGTTGTGAAGTTATTGCAGGCTTGACGGTAGATGAACACTGGGATATTGTGCATACCTCCGAAAAAACAGGAATGCCCTATATGACATTGGAGAATGTTTGTTATCGGCGGGATGTAATGGCTGCGCTAAATATGGCACGCCAGGACCTTTTTGGCGAGATTATCCATCTGGAAGGCGGTTACCAGCACAATTTAAGGCCGGTATTGTTTAACGATGGTAAAGGGAGCTACGGTAACAGAGGCGTGGAATATGGTGCCAAAGCCTTAAGCGAAGCCCAATGGCGTACCCAGTTTAATATAGATGTGGATGGCGACATCTATCCAACCCATGGCGCAGGCCCTTGTATGCATTACGCCAATATCAACGCGGGTAACCGGTTTACCAACCTGGTATCTTTTAGCTCAAAAGCACGCGGTTTGGGGGCTTACATCGAAGAATTGTCGCCCGGCCATCCCAACGCTAAGATAAATTATAAAAATGGCGATGTAACTACCACCATGATCAATTGCGCCAACGGCGAAACGGTATTGCTGAGCCACGATACGCATTTGCCGCGCCCGTATTCATTGGGCTTCCGCGTACAGGGAACAAAGGGATTGTGGATGGATGTAAACAAAAGTGTTTATATCGACCATAAATCAAAAGAGGATGATTCCTGGGATCCCGCACAACAATGGTTTGATAAATACGATCACCCGTTGTGGAAAAAATACGAAAAAATGGCCGAAGGCGCCGGTCATGGCGGGATGGATTGGTTTGTATTTAACGCCTTTATCGAATCGGTAAAAAATAAACGCCAAACGCCTATTGATGTTTATGATTCAGTTACCATGAGTGTTATTACGCCATTATCAACCAAATCCCTTAAAGAAGGCAATGCAAGCGTGGTCTTTCCTGATTTTACAAAAGGTAAATGGAAAGATAGGAAAAACAGTTTTGCCCTGGACGATAGCGGATTTTAG